The following are encoded together in the Argopecten irradians isolate NY chromosome 5, Ai_NY, whole genome shotgun sequence genome:
- the LOC138322713 gene encoding kelch-like protein 6 isoform X2: MSDYFNAMFSSGFKESNEKRVILQGVDKETFEMILSFLYTGEDQINNDNVSQLLMASVMLQITSLQTICENFLRQNLNIYNCVGVWRIANAHGLQHLTKTSWTFIMKFFPEICGEEEFDGMTAEELTEIIDNKDLYTSSEELVCDAVIKWVKSDVEARACHMKEIFGHLRLSLMDSDYLKKLLVMDVIRECECEKMVQDILDKSSEDEDGTEVSDYREEEVICMVGTRSRNPDPQKTEIQCYSYRHRKTFTLMDLPKETGPCFAVCTDGKDIFISGGYVERKIVLHFIAKENKWVESCMNEGRWSHAMAACGESVYLIGGMSHTNATMSCIEKFDINQNSCTKVGDLQVPVSSLTLAVLGKRIYTFGGKHSNRQPATVIQCYDTQTGACAVIGDLPSSCAGSVGRAVRYEDRVYLILREGQIVEFQNHCATQVCGITKFDHFGAVEFEGRILIVGTLSGKLSMFIFDPQSNEVEESHVLFKAAMCNFHCLKMVLSKKFLI; the protein is encoded by the exons ATGTCCGATTACTTCAATGCCATGTTTAGCTCAG GTTTCAAGGAGAGTAATGAGAAGAGAGTGATTCTCCAGGGCGTTGACAAAGAAACCTTTGAGATGATCCTATCGTTTCTGTATACTGGTGAGGACCAAATAAACAACGATAATGTCAGCCAGCTGCTCATGGCCTCCGTCATGTTACAGATCACAAGTCTACAGACCATCTGTGAGAACTTCCTTCGTCAGAACCTCAACATCTACAACTGTGTTGGGGTGTGGAGAATAGCCAACGCTCATGGCCTCCAGCATCTCACGAAaaccagctggacattcatcaTGAAGTTCTTCCCAGAAATTTGTGGTGAGGAGGAATTTGATGGCATGACGGCTGAAGAACTAACTGAAATTATCGATAACAAGGATTTGTACACTTCATCAGAGGAACTTGTCTGTGATGCTGTTATTAAATGGGTAAAATCTGATGTTGAAGCAAGAGCATGCCACATGAAAGAAATATTTGGGCACTTGCGATTAAGTTTAATGGACAGCGACTATCTCAAGAAGCTTTTAGTCATGGATGTAATTAGAGAATGTGAGTGTGAGAAGATGGTTCAGGACATACTAGATAAATCTAGTGAGGATGAAGATGGTACAGAAGTAAGTGACTACAGGGAAGAGGAAGTAATATGTATGGTTGGCACGCGGAGCAGAAACCCAGACCCACAGAAGACAGAGATACAGTGTTATAGCTATCGTCATCGCAAAACATTTACACTAATGGACCTTCCTAAGGAAACCGGGCCCTGTTTCGCTGTCTGTACAGACGGTAAAGATATCTTCATATCTGGTGGTTATGTAGAAAGAAAAATCGTTCTTCATTTTATTGCAAAGGAAAACAAATGGGTAGAAAGTTGTATGAATGAAGGTCGTTGGAGCCATGCTATGGCAGCTTGTGGAGAGTCTGTGTACCTTATTGGGGGGATGTCGCACACAAATGCTACAATGTCAtgtattgaaaagtttgacatAAACCAAAATTCCTGTACAAAAGTTGGGGACCTGCAGGTTCCTGTTTCATCTTTGACTTTAGCAGTATTAGGGAAAAGGATTTACACCTTTGGAGGTAAACATAGCAACCGTCAACCAGCGACTGTAATACAGTGTTATGATACTCAGACAGGTGCATGTGCTGTGATAGGGGACCTGCCCAGCTCTTGTGCGGGCAGTGTTGGTAGAGCGGTGAGATATGAGGACAGGGTCTATCTGATCCTAAGAGAGGGCCAGATTGTAGAATTTCAGAACCACTGTGCTACACAGGTGTGTGGTATCACAAAGTTTGACCACTTTGGTGCTGTAGAATTTGAGGGTCGTATCTTGATAGTAGGGACCCTGAGTGGGAAGCtgtctatgtttatatttgaTCCACAATCTAATGAGGTAGAAGAGTCTCATGTACTCTTCAAAGCAGCCATGTGTAACTTTCACTGCCTCAAGATGGTTCTAAGTAAGAAATTCCTTATATAG
- the LOC138324491 gene encoding melanopsin-like has product MMAIGNLPAFAIASFNMRWVFNNIGCQIYAFIGSLASLASITTLTLIAIERSIVIVHLPWYKRTSVRTVLLFAGFSWIYSAFWAISPLLGWGRYIMEGSHVSCTFDFISKQPRYRSFSIALMTGCFFIPLIIIFVCYISIFLKVAFHEREIDQFKLEQNSKLCFPNISRERRKQKREFKTAKIVFGIILVFCFSWLPYAVVAMIGCFDGNIEHITPLSISVIGLCAKIATAVNPILYALIHPKYRGKVSKDMRIGMSFVFKKVNHPHSRISQSITNDSNEDLRLNTFSRKDSITSLPENVILVRNPTDLL; this is encoded by the exons ATGATGGCCATAGGAAATCTACCGGCATTCGCCATTGCTAGCTTTAATATGAGATGGGTCTTCAACAACATAG GCTGCCAGATATACGCGTTTATTGGCAGTCTAGCCAGTCTAGCGTCTATCACAACTCTCACCCTGATTGCCATAGAGAGAAGCATTGTCATTGTCCATCTGCCTTGGTACAAGAGAACGTCAGTCAGGACGGTGTTGTTGTTCGCTGGATTTTCTTGGATATATTCTGCCTTTTGGGCCATATCACCTTTACTAGGATGGGGACGATATATTATGGAAGGATCCCACGTTTCGTGTACGTTTGATTTTATCTCGAAACAGCCCCGATATCGCTCATTCTCTATAGCCCTTATGACGGGGTGTTTCTTCATTCCTTTGATAATCatatttgtgtgttatatcaGCATTTTTCTTAAAGTGGCTTTCCATGAACGGGAAATTGATCAATTCAAGCTTGAACAAAATTCTAAATTATGTTTTCCTAATATATCCCGAGAAAGACGAAAACAAAAACGGGAGTTTAAAACAGCCAAGATTGTCTTTGGGATAATTTTAGTTTTTTGTTTCTCCTGGTTACCATATGCAGTAGTTGCAATGATTGGATGTTTCGATGGCAACATAGAACACATTACACCTTTGTCGATATCTGTAATCGGTCTTTGTGCAAAAATTGCCACGGCAGTGAATCCTATTTTATATGCTCTGATACACCCGAAATACAGAGGAAAAGTCAGTAAGGACATGAGAATCGGTATGTCATTTGTATTTAAAAAGGTGAACCATCCACATTCCAGGATCTCACAGTCTATCACAAATGATTCCAATGAGGACCTGCGTCTGAACACATTCAGTCGAAAGGATAGTATAACATCTTTACCGGAAAATGTAATACTGGTCAGAAACCCCACAGATTTGCtgtaa
- the LOC138322713 gene encoding kelch-like protein 6 isoform X1: MEMYSRLKYFEELSQGLVSMWQAGCFTDVEVMVDEHSYHCHRLVLGAMSDYFNAMFSSGFKESNEKRVILQGVDKETFEMILSFLYTGEDQINNDNVSQLLMASVMLQITSLQTICENFLRQNLNIYNCVGVWRIANAHGLQHLTKTSWTFIMKFFPEICGEEEFDGMTAEELTEIIDNKDLYTSSEELVCDAVIKWVKSDVEARACHMKEIFGHLRLSLMDSDYLKKLLVMDVIRECECEKMVQDILDKSSEDEDGTEVSDYREEEVICMVGTRSRNPDPQKTEIQCYSYRHRKTFTLMDLPKETGPCFAVCTDGKDIFISGGYVERKIVLHFIAKENKWVESCMNEGRWSHAMAACGESVYLIGGMSHTNATMSCIEKFDINQNSCTKVGDLQVPVSSLTLAVLGKRIYTFGGKHSNRQPATVIQCYDTQTGACAVIGDLPSSCAGSVGRAVRYEDRVYLILREGQIVEFQNHCATQVCGITKFDHFGAVEFEGRILIVGTLSGKLSMFIFDPQSNEVEESHVLFKAAMCNFHCLKMVLSKKFLI, from the exons ATGGAAATGTACAGTCGCCTGAAATACTTTGAGGAGTTGTCACAGGGCCTTGTGTCAATGTGGCAGGCAGGATGTTTTACGGACGTTGAAGTTAtggtggatgaacacagttatcaCTGTCACAGATTGGTCCTTGGGGCCATGTCCGATTACTTCAATGCCATGTTTAGCTCAG GTTTCAAGGAGAGTAATGAGAAGAGAGTGATTCTCCAGGGCGTTGACAAAGAAACCTTTGAGATGATCCTATCGTTTCTGTATACTGGTGAGGACCAAATAAACAACGATAATGTCAGCCAGCTGCTCATGGCCTCCGTCATGTTACAGATCACAAGTCTACAGACCATCTGTGAGAACTTCCTTCGTCAGAACCTCAACATCTACAACTGTGTTGGGGTGTGGAGAATAGCCAACGCTCATGGCCTCCAGCATCTCACGAAaaccagctggacattcatcaTGAAGTTCTTCCCAGAAATTTGTGGTGAGGAGGAATTTGATGGCATGACGGCTGAAGAACTAACTGAAATTATCGATAACAAGGATTTGTACACTTCATCAGAGGAACTTGTCTGTGATGCTGTTATTAAATGGGTAAAATCTGATGTTGAAGCAAGAGCATGCCACATGAAAGAAATATTTGGGCACTTGCGATTAAGTTTAATGGACAGCGACTATCTCAAGAAGCTTTTAGTCATGGATGTAATTAGAGAATGTGAGTGTGAGAAGATGGTTCAGGACATACTAGATAAATCTAGTGAGGATGAAGATGGTACAGAAGTAAGTGACTACAGGGAAGAGGAAGTAATATGTATGGTTGGCACGCGGAGCAGAAACCCAGACCCACAGAAGACAGAGATACAGTGTTATAGCTATCGTCATCGCAAAACATTTACACTAATGGACCTTCCTAAGGAAACCGGGCCCTGTTTCGCTGTCTGTACAGACGGTAAAGATATCTTCATATCTGGTGGTTATGTAGAAAGAAAAATCGTTCTTCATTTTATTGCAAAGGAAAACAAATGGGTAGAAAGTTGTATGAATGAAGGTCGTTGGAGCCATGCTATGGCAGCTTGTGGAGAGTCTGTGTACCTTATTGGGGGGATGTCGCACACAAATGCTACAATGTCAtgtattgaaaagtttgacatAAACCAAAATTCCTGTACAAAAGTTGGGGACCTGCAGGTTCCTGTTTCATCTTTGACTTTAGCAGTATTAGGGAAAAGGATTTACACCTTTGGAGGTAAACATAGCAACCGTCAACCAGCGACTGTAATACAGTGTTATGATACTCAGACAGGTGCATGTGCTGTGATAGGGGACCTGCCCAGCTCTTGTGCGGGCAGTGTTGGTAGAGCGGTGAGATATGAGGACAGGGTCTATCTGATCCTAAGAGAGGGCCAGATTGTAGAATTTCAGAACCACTGTGCTACACAGGTGTGTGGTATCACAAAGTTTGACCACTTTGGTGCTGTAGAATTTGAGGGTCGTATCTTGATAGTAGGGACCCTGAGTGGGAAGCtgtctatgtttatatttgaTCCACAATCTAATGAGGTAGAAGAGTCTCATGTACTCTTCAAAGCAGCCATGTGTAACTTTCACTGCCTCAAGATGGTTCTAAGTAAGAAATTCCTTATATAG